tctggacaatcagtgctctgcaaggtttacacgccacggtttagtccctactcagcttgctctgaaccacgagagaacagccactaaacaagaacccgtgTTCCTGGTGGAACACAAAAAGGCAGTCAAGCCTTGCCaggtaggtaccatgcagtggaaaagctccagCAGGTAGCCGATTCGAGAGAGAAAAATTAATATTGCCCTCTCTGTGTGAGTTGGATGGCCCTCCTCTCTCCCCACATAAGCCAGTGCTAATATCTGTTGGTTGACATACAGTTCTGGGTAATTAGGGCtctccttcaagtgtgttgagctgtccaggaAGCTTATGCTACTCACCCTCCCAGCTTCAGCATGACTGTGTAACTGGGGTAGACTTGTAGAAGTCTTACACATAATTCATCTCTAACCTGGAATTTGCTCTTCATCTCAGAGGGAATATCAAAATGAATACATCGACACAATGTGTGTTTGACCCGATGAAAGACCCATACTGCCCCATCTTTAAAGTGGGAAAAGTGATAGAGTACGCCAGAGCCAATTACATGAAGATCATGAAGGAAGTTGAGTAatgcacatctctctctctctctctctctctctctctcatcatttGTTTTTGATAATATACTTAGTTTGAGCCTTGAAACAGTGAATGTGCAGATTTCCTTTCCGAAAAAAATCTGTTCTGAAGTAAACCCGTGATGCTGAAGTTTAGTAGCGCTTACAGACACTGTTTacatgtttgtttctgtgcgtgtgtgtgtgtgtgtgtgcatcagggAGGAGAGATTGGGATTAATATAGGCTGGAATTGTGATCTGGACTTGGGAGAGGAGCAGTGCCAACCCaaatacagctttacagaaCTAGACTTCAAAAAACAAACCTTCTCCAAAGGTTATAACTTCAGGTAATGATTCGGTACATGAACAattaacactaaacacacacacgcatacacacacagaagatcAGTTGTCCAGACTCGCAGACACACACTGCACaatcatattaataatatacatgtttcttttttcattttaggTTTGCAAAATATTACATGACAGAAGACGGCCGGGAGTTTCGGACACTTCACAAAGCATTTGCCATCCGCTTTGACATACTTGTGTCtggaaatgtgagtgtgtgtgtgtgtgtgtgtgtgtgtgtgtgtgtgtgagagagagagagagagagagagagagagagagagagagagagagagagagagattgtgtaaTTCTGTTCATATTTTTCTAGGCTGGAAAATTTTACATAGTCCCAACACTGATCAACATTGTAGCAGCTTGCACCTCAGTGGGTTTGGtaagatcacacacacacacacactctctctctctctctctctctctctctctctctctctagaatGTTAATGGTAATTTTCATTGGCTGCAGGCAACAATTTTCTGCGACATCATTCTGTTAAACTTCCTGAAAGGATCGGAGCAGTACAAGGCCAAGAAATTTGAGGAGGTGagtttttgtctgtgtctgaAGCGTCCTGAACACTGTGGGCTGAGGGAGGAAGGCGTTGTGTTGTGTCTGGATCGAGTGTCTTTATTAAACTCTGCATGCTGAGGTTCCTCTGCTGGATCATTTGCTGCAAGGGAGTGTAGATATATCCTTCACTGCTTTCATTTCCCATTATCCTATATGTCAGCGTGGTCAGCAGCACTGGTCAGAGGAGAACAGCAGTGAAGTGGTGCTTCTGCCTCATGTTTCTGTGCAAATGGAAGTTAGCTTGATCGTCATATTTGATTTCTGAGCAGAAATAATTAGGTCAACACAGATCTCTCACTCCAGTATCTCCAAAGACTCACAGATATAGCAGTCGGGTCGAGATTCGTCTCTTGAACAAAATGAAGCGAGTTCACTAAAAACAAAgacataaacacagtaaaagtaTTTGTTCTAAAAAGTAGTCgctgtgttgtgagtgagtgaagaacagtgtgtctccagatgtttctcctgatcgtatggatttgttaaatctacagcacacttcattcacaatgaagtatttattaacctctGACACTAGGCACTGGACGATCACCTCAGATAACACTGGACTGTCACcaggagagatgtggaaagggttaaacacattcacactcacacacacacacacacacatatacacacacactcagtataATGGGGGCTTTATTGCATTATTGGGGGATAAAAGCTTAAAAGTTTTGcacagtcatatatatatatatatatatatattctcttctctctctctctctctctctctcattctctctctctctctctctctctctctctctctctctctctctctctctctctctctctcccaggtATCTGGTTCCCTTCACTGGTCAGAGAGTCATAAACTCTTTAAGCATCAGGGGAGTCAGACCACGATTAAAGAGGCGAAGAGCTCGGATGATTCAGAACGTGATTCTATTGGACATTACCAGGCGTGAGTGACCAGGGGGTGGACAAAACACTTGCTTTTAAATGTGCTCAGG
This region of Hoplias malabaricus isolate fHopMal1 chromosome 17, fHopMal1.hap1, whole genome shotgun sequence genomic DNA includes:
- the p2rx3a gene encoding P2X purinoceptor 3a isoform X1, with the protein product MLDWVSNFFTYETNKSVVVKRRSLGIINRIVQALIIIYFIVYVFLHEKAYQDRDTGIESAVMTKVKGFGFYDEKLMDVADYVMPPQGASVFCIITRMVITRNQTHSLCPEVDEKFHCVRDEECKNLMTSNSASGRITGKCLTDVEQCQIEGWCPAENDTLESEAMDIANFTIFIKNTIRFPRFNITRGNIKMNTSTQCVFDPMKDPYCPIFKVGKVIEYARANYMKIMKEGGEIGINIGWNCDLDLGEEQCQPKYSFTELDFKKQTFSKGYNFRFAKYYMTEDGREFRTLHKAFAIRFDILVSGNAGKFYIVPTLINIVAACTSVGLATIFCDIILLNFLKGSEQYKAKKFEEVSGSLHWSESHKLFKHQGSQTTIKEAKSSDDSERDSIGHYQAIVVVALGENEGRQVDHFL
- the p2rx3a gene encoding P2X purinoceptor 3a isoform X2 — its product is MLDWVSNFFTYETNKSVVVKRRSLGIINRIVQALIIIYFIVYVFLHEKAYQDRDTGIESAVMTKVKGFGFYDEKLMDVADYVMPPQGASVFCIITRMVITRNQTHSLCPEVDEKFHCVRDEECKNLMTSNSASGRITGKCLTDVEQCQIEGWCPAENDTLESEAMDIANFTIFIKNTIRFPRFNITRGNIKMNTSTQCVFDPMKDPYCPIFKVGKVIEYARANYMKIMKEGGEIGINIGWNCDLDLGEEQCQPKYSFTELDFKKQTFSKGYNFRFAKYYMTEDGREFRTLHKAFAIRFDILVSGNAGKFYIVPTLINIVAACTSVGLATIFCDIILLNFLKGSEQYKAKKFEEVSGSLHWSESHKLFKHQGSQTTIKEAKSSDDSERDSIGHYQAEALRVLTSRDP